CTTTGACTCATTTGGCAGTGGGTAGAATagtcatttcaaaattttcattttccttGGCAAAAGTAAAACTGTTGTAGATATTTTTAGCTACGAAAAAGAATTGTTgatgagatgatatgagatgagGGGCATGGAGTAAGCTTGGTGGTTATTGTTTCAGTTCGGATAATGTGATGCCACGTGGCATGAAAAGGGTGGCTGGTTAAAGACGAGGGGTTTGGGGTGTAGAGTGGTGGAGGTTACATGGTGACCGTGCACCATGCAATGCATTAGCCATACCCAAATTCATTCTTTGGACGGTTCCTGTGTGAGGTGTGGGACACCTACTGTATTATATTTCTCAAAGTATAAGTGTTAACAAAGCCTACGGTTTGCAAATGCTTGTTTTGTGGTACCAtggtcttcttttctttttttaaaattccAGCTGCATATGAATATTCTATGCAAAAAATAGCATCTTTATCGGCCTTCATACCAATATCACTAGAAATGAATGGAGATCTCTTTCgttgatgattttttttaataatttgacTACTATGACTTCATGAAAAGGtgaatctttataaataaattaaatctaATTTAAATATTCATATTATTAATTCTAACATTTAGATTAAAAAACAATTTAAGAAAATGTAATTTGGATTTTGATTCTCTTGTTGttttctaattcaatttaattttttaatattttaatgtttagtGTCATTTTTTTTTAGAGTTGTGTGATTCAAATCCCGCCacttgttaaaaaaataaaatagaaaagcaAAATAGGAAGATTTGGACGGCCGAAGTTAAATCCGTAtagaattataatttttttaaacattgattagggtttaaaatttaaaatttaaatttcacaatatgaatttttcacaaaaaattTGTGTGttaattttttccctttttacttTACAATCATTTTACTACCATTATTGATATTTATTATAACATTCTCCATTAGTTTTTAATCTATTTTCTTTTCATTCGACTTCTCTCATCCATCTGGTTCATTTGCTTCAAAATTATGCTTGATTTCACCCTAATAAGAAGGCCAGGAGCTCCTAAGCACAAAATCATACAATACGGTTTCTGAGTTGGATTTTACTCTAATTTCAAAGATCAAGAGGGTTGAGCTTGTTGATAACTTACATTCCAAAGAAAATGCGACTTTCATCTGGTACGAATTGGAGATCGCTCTTCATTTCCTATTCTATAACAACACTGAGACTTTCTAATTCTAGGGCACTCAATGAAGGCTTTATTAGTTTCCTTAGAAGAGCCAAAGGAGTGAGACAAGAGGATTCATTGTACGCTTATCTCTTTGTGATTTGCATTAATGTAGTTTCAGTATGTTGTCGCTAACCATGATGTTTTCTAATTTCATGTTTAATGCTTTGTTGATGATCTCTTAATCTTCACCAAAGGAACATTGCACTTGGTTGCAACAATTAAGACTGTAACAGGACCTAAATACAAAACTGCTACTATTTGGTAACAAGTTAAAAATAGATAAGATAAGGTCCCCTAACTTAAATTGATATGGACTAACTCCCATCTCGTTATGAATTTTGGAACCTTTtaatttccatatttttatttgattaataAATTTCGATCCCTTAAATAGCAAcatttttttaattacttttagatGAGCTTAAATTGTTCAtactttattatatattttatgcttaatttttttccttcgttttttaatttataattaacgTTTAAAGGAATCAAATTAGATCTAATGGAGCTTACCCTAcaatattaaagaaaaaaaaataagtttATTTAGGAAGCTTTTGTCAGACAAAATAGGGTTGTACTGATAACATGCTCTCTCTCCATGTTTAATCAAAAGTTTTCATAACAGGGATAGCATAAAGCGGTACAGCTTTCTTCAAAGTCATACCAAAATGCTCTTGCATGTCCAAGTCTTCTGGATTGATCCCCTGAGGAAGTTGCCAATCAAATGAAAGGATCATGGAAGCCAACATCAAATGCACCATCCGAGTAGCAAGAGGCAACCCAAGACACAATCTTCTCCCTGCTCCAAACGGTATAAACTCAAAGCTTCCACCTTTATAATCTATTTTCGACCCAATGAACCTTTCTGGGGCAAATGTAAGGGGCTGATTCCAATACTTTGGGTCTCGGTTCATAGCCCATATATTCACCAAAGCATGAGCTCCCTTCGGTATGGTGTAACCACAGATTTCTACATCAGTCCTTGCTTTATATGGTAAGAGGAGAGGGGCTGCTGGGTGCAGCCGCAGGGTTTCTTTTACAACAGCTTGGAGATATGGGAGTTCATCTATGTCTGATTCTTTCACAGTTCTTTCCGAGCCAATAACTTCAAGGAGTTCCTTCTTTGCCTTTTGCATAACTTGGGGATTTCGAAGAAGCTCTGCCATTGCCCACTCTGTAGTTGTTGCAGATGTCTCACTTCCAGCAATGAACAAGTTCTGTCCAAAGGCTTGATTGTTAAAAGTAAAACAAATGATGCTAAGTGATTCCATTGAAACAAATTTTTTACCTGGATCAAAGGCTTGATTATTTCACGATTGAGAATTGATCTGTTTTCTTCCCATTGATCAAGAAGCACGTCCAAGAAATCACCATTCCTGGTGGTTGAATCTAGTGCTCTGGCCTTCATTCGTTTATCAATCATGTCGTCAAATATCTGATGCATCCCGTCATAATGCAGCCTTGCACGCTTTCTTACTCCCTGCAAATCAAACCTCTTCAGCACCGGAAAATAATCTGATAAATTTGGTTTCCCTGCGTTCTCCACTGTCTTCCACACCAGATCCTTTAACTCTTGAGCTCTACTAAATTCCGGGTCAACAATATCAATTGAAAACATGGTACTGAAAATCAAGTTCAAAGTAGTAGCGAAAACAACTTGACCTATATTAACTTGGGTATTTGAAATTTCACAATGTTTTTTGATATGTTGAATAAGTTGCTCAACTTTTTTGTAGCGTAGGTATTGTAGAGAGTTGAGTTTTTGTCCACTGAACAACTGGGTGCTGCATATTCCACGGAGTTTCCGCCACCTATTGTCATCACTAGGGCCCCATACCAAGGAGGTTTCGAGGTTGGGCATGGAAGCAATAGC
This window of the Gossypium arboreum isolate Shixiya-1 chromosome 12, ASM2569848v2, whole genome shotgun sequence genome carries:
- the LOC108479591 gene encoding geraniol 8-hydroxylase-like, producing the protein MEFYIILFCISIFFLLLKPLFHRSKTLNLPPGPIGLPILGSIHSLGSHPNQSLAELAKVHGPIMTLRLGSITTIVLSSPEMAKQVLQTHAQSFSDRPIPDAIASMPNLETSLVWGPSDDNRWRKLRGICSTQLFSGQKLNSLQYLRYKKVEQLIQHIKKHCEISNTQVNIGQVVFATTLNLIFSTMFSIDIVDPEFSRAQELKDLVWKTVENAGKPNLSDYFPVLKRFDLQGVRKRARLHYDGMHQIFDDMIDKRMKARALDSTTRNGDFLDVLLDQWEENRSILNREIIKPLIQNLFIAGSETSATTTEWAMAELLRNPQVMQKAKKELLEVIGSERTVKESDIDELPYLQAVVKETLRLHPAAPLLLPYKARTDVEICGYTIPKGAHALVNIWAMNRDPKYWNQPLTFAPERFIGSKIDYKGGSFEFIPFGAGRRLCLGLPLATRMVHLMLASMILSFDWQLPQGINPEDLDMQEHFGMTLKKAVPLYAIPVMKTFD